In Rana temporaria chromosome 3, aRanTem1.1, whole genome shotgun sequence, a single window of DNA contains:
- the LOC120931007 gene encoding olfactory receptor 6F1-like: MQIMLGNQTEVVEFVILGFSDLHLFQIPVFLLFTMIYIATVAGNILLIVLVLFSHPLHSPMYFFLSHLSACDVLISTNVVPNALQTLLNGFTYMSVHRCFVQLYFFGASAIIECCLLSVMSYDRYLAICNPLRYSSIMAFRLHYYLATWSWSMGFMVAIITIFLLLEVKFCGPNVIDHFFCDLSPLLGISCSDSSAVEIAVSLVAGIVGLLQFLFVFVTYICIFNAILRISTESGRKRAFSTCSAHLSVVCTYYGSLISVNIVPSKGYSLNIKKALSVLNTVLTPLFNPIIYSLRNKDIQEALRQVMFSRRHLKKS; encoded by the coding sequence ATGCAGATAATGTTGGGAAACCAAACAGAAGTCGTGGAATTTGTAATACTTGGGTTTTCAGATCTTCATCTGTTTCAGATACCAGTCTTCTTGCTGTTCACCATGATTTACATAGCAACAGTAGCTGGAAATATTCTCCTAATCGTCTTGGTATTATTTAGCCATCCTCTACATAGTCCTATGTATTTCTTCCTCAGTCATCTTTCAGCATGTGACGTTTTAATCAGCACAAATGTTGTCCCCAACGCACTCCAGACTTTACTAAATGGCTTCACCTATATGTCAGTTCACAGATGCTTTGTccaattgtatttttttggtgCTTCAGCAATCATAGAATGTTGTCTCCTCTCTGTGATGTCCTACGATCGGTATTTGGCCATCTGTAACCCGTTGCGCTATTCCTCAATCATGGCTTTCCGTCTTCATTATTATCTTGCTACATGGTCTTGGTCAATGGGTTTTATGGTGGCAATTATCACCATTTTCCTTCTGCTTGAAGTAAAATTTTGTGGTCCGAACGTCATTGACCATTTCTTTTGCGACCTTTCTCCTCTGTTGGGGATCTCCTGTTCAGATTCATCTGCTGTGGAAATAGCTGTGTCCTTAGTGGCTGGGATAGTAGGCCTCTTACAGTTTTTGTTCGTTTTTGTTACTTACATTTGCATCTTCAATGCCATCCTCCGAATTTCAACCGAATCTGGGAGAAAGAGGGCCTTTTCCACCTGCAGTGCTCATTTGTCTGTTGTATGCACGTATTATGGATCACTTATTTCTGTTAATATAGTACCATCCAAAGGGTACTCTTTAAATATAAAGAAAGCTTTATCAGTTCTAAACACTGTGTTGACCCCGTTATTTAACCCCATCATCTACAGCTTGAGGAACAAAGACATACAGGAAGCCCTACGCCAAGTCATGTTTTCAAGAAGACATTTAAAAAAGAGTTAA